One window of Brachybacterium ginsengisoli genomic DNA carries:
- a CDS encoding DUF1003 domain-containing protein, whose translation MAEHLPSPLDDPAPRGRRLRNPLRGDAFGRGAESFARMMGTPAFLVGMTVFCAVWLTWNSLAPESAQFDPRALNFTLLTLILSLQASYAAPLLLLAQNRQDDRDRVQAEQDRQSNDRNHATTDFITREIASLRLALNDVATRDFVRGELRDLLEELEEPPAQDADTLRALLREEIEAVLDRRTSTTDALSASSTAPTPTTTKEQDPR comes from the coding sequence ATGGCAGAGCACCTTCCCAGCCCGCTCGACGATCCGGCGCCCCGCGGCCGCCGGCTGCGCAACCCCCTGCGCGGCGACGCCTTCGGCCGCGGCGCGGAGTCCTTCGCCCGGATGATGGGCACCCCGGCCTTCCTGGTCGGGATGACGGTCTTCTGCGCCGTGTGGCTGACCTGGAACTCCCTGGCGCCGGAGTCAGCGCAGTTCGACCCGCGCGCGCTGAACTTCACCCTGCTCACCCTGATCCTCTCGCTGCAGGCCTCCTATGCCGCTCCCCTGCTGCTGCTCGCGCAGAACCGGCAGGACGACCGCGACCGGGTGCAGGCGGAGCAGGACCGCCAGTCCAACGACCGCAACCACGCCACCACCGACTTCATCACCCGGGAGATCGCCTCGCTGCGCCTGGCCCTGAACGACGTGGCCACGCGCGACTTCGTGCGCGGAGAGCTGCGCGACCTGCTCGAGGAGCTCGAGGAGCCCCCGGCGCAGGACGCCGACACGCTCCGAGCCCTCCTGCGCGAGGAGATCGAGGCGGTCCTGGATCGCCGCACGAGCACCACGGACGCTCTGTCGGCGAGCTCCACGGCACCCACCCCCACCACCACGAAGGAGCAGGACCCCCGGTGA
- a CDS encoding P-loop NTPase — MSTSEQPGTDERVSRIHEALSGVIDPEIHRPITELGMVDSVTVDEDGTARVEVLVTIEGCPMRDRIERETAEATATVPGLTRVEVSTSAMTEEQRRALTERLRQGRRQIPFNRPGSLTRIFAISSGKGGVGKSTVTANLAAAMAADGLRVGVIDADIHGFSMPGMFGITDQPTKVSDLLMPPEAHGVAVMSIGMFVPEGQAVVWRGPKMHRAIEQFASDVFWGDLDVLLLDLPPGTGDVAISVAQLLPSAKMVVVTTPQQSASGVAERVGSLSTSTEQEVAGVVENMAGLTLPDGSVMDVFGTGGGDRVAATLARAVGHDVPVLGRIGLDPALREGADQGVPLVVSDPDSPTAMALKGVARSLVRTPRGLGGMKLPLTVSRS; from the coding sequence GTGAGCACCTCCGAGCAGCCCGGCACCGACGAGCGCGTCTCGCGGATCCACGAAGCGCTCAGCGGCGTGATCGACCCCGAGATCCACCGCCCCATCACCGAGCTCGGCATGGTCGACTCGGTGACGGTCGACGAGGACGGCACCGCGCGCGTCGAGGTGCTCGTGACCATCGAGGGCTGCCCGATGCGGGACCGGATCGAGCGCGAGACCGCCGAGGCGACCGCGACCGTGCCGGGGCTGACGCGGGTCGAGGTCTCCACCAGCGCGATGACCGAGGAGCAGCGCCGTGCCCTCACCGAGCGACTGCGCCAGGGTCGGCGACAGATCCCCTTCAACCGTCCCGGCTCGCTGACGCGCATCTTCGCGATCTCCTCCGGCAAGGGCGGGGTCGGGAAGTCGACCGTGACCGCGAACCTCGCCGCGGCGATGGCGGCCGACGGGCTGCGTGTTGGCGTCATCGACGCGGACATCCACGGCTTCTCGATGCCGGGCATGTTCGGCATCACCGACCAGCCCACCAAGGTCTCGGACCTGCTGATGCCGCCCGAGGCTCACGGCGTGGCCGTGATGAGCATCGGCATGTTCGTGCCCGAGGGCCAGGCCGTGGTGTGGCGCGGCCCCAAGATGCACCGCGCGATCGAGCAGTTCGCCTCGGACGTCTTCTGGGGCGATCTGGACGTGCTCCTGCTGGACCTCCCGCCCGGCACCGGGGACGTGGCGATCTCGGTCGCCCAGCTGCTGCCGAGCGCCAAGATGGTCGTGGTGACCACGCCGCAGCAGTCCGCCTCGGGGGTCGCCGAACGGGTCGGCTCGCTGTCCACCTCCACCGAGCAGGAGGTCGCCGGGGTGGTCGAGAACATGGCCGGGCTGACCCTCCCGGACGGCAGCGTCATGGACGTCTTCGGGACGGGCGGCGGGGACCGGGTGGCGGCGACGCTGGCCCGGGCCGTCGGGCACGACGTGCCGGTGCTGGGCCGGATCGGTCTGGACCCGGCGCTGCGCGAGGGCGCGGATCAGGGGGTGCCTCTGGTGGTCTCGGACCCGGACTCCCCCACGGCGATGGCGCTCAAGGGAGTGGCCCGGTCGTTGGTGCGCACTCCGCGGGGACTGGGCGGGATGAAGCTCCCGCTCACCGTCTCCCGCTCCTGA
- a CDS encoding twin-arginine translocase TatA/TatE family subunit, producing MGGTGFMGLGGWEIVVLLVVFLVIVGPQRLPEVTRQLVQWVRQARRWVDDSRSTVEDEMGIAIEDLRKYDPRQYDPRRIIREAWGDTSLEDLVPGKEAMSIATGGAAAGAAAKGAKGSKKSAKDKGPQRAPFDDEAT from the coding sequence ATGGGCGGCACCGGATTCATGGGCCTCGGCGGCTGGGAGATCGTCGTCCTGCTCGTCGTGTTCCTGGTGATCGTGGGGCCGCAGCGGCTCCCCGAGGTGACGCGGCAGCTCGTGCAGTGGGTGCGCCAGGCGCGCCGCTGGGTCGACGATTCCCGCTCCACCGTCGAGGACGAGATGGGCATCGCCATCGAGGACCTCCGCAAGTACGATCCCCGCCAGTACGATCCGCGCCGCATCATCCGCGAGGCCTGGGGCGACACCTCCCTCGAGGATCTCGTGCCCGGCAAGGAGGCGATGAGCATCGCCACCGGCGGCGCCGCAGCGGGTGCCGCCGCGAAGGGCGCCAAGGGTTCGAAGAAGTCCGCCAAGGACAAGGGCCCCCAGCGGGCGCCCTTCGACGACGAGGCCACCTGA